CAACGACAGGTCTACAGGATACCGATCAGATTTCACTTTTATAAATATTGATAAAAGTGAATATTCCGAATACAGTTTTCCGGGCCAGAACATCGCTGTTTTCGCTGAAAACATTTTTCAGCTCAGTGCTAAATGGAACGTGACCCCAGGGGTTCGTTATGAAAATATTGCAATGGAAGCAAACGGATATTATAACCTGATCAACAGGGACCTGGCCGGAAATATTATTTACAAAGAAAAAATAAATGAGAATCAGCTCAACAGTCGTTCGTTTCTTTTGGCAGGACTGGGTACAAGTTACAAGCCAAATGATAAACTGGAATGCTATACCAATATTTCGCAGAATTACAGGAGTATAACATACAGTGAAATGCGTATTGCCAATCCGAATGTTAAAGTCGATCAACAGTTGAAAGATGAGAGCGGTTATACAGCGGATGCCGGGATACGAGGCTCTGTTTCTGAACTATTCAATTATGATCTGTCGGCTTTTATAATTCATTATAACGATCGGATCGGATCAGTATTGAAGAACGATCCCGTTACATTCAATACCTATCGTTTCAGAACCAATATTGCCGATTCAAGAAACATAGGTGTTGAATCGTTTGCAGAGCTTGATATACTTAAACTGATAAAGAGGAGTGCCTCAGCCAAGCTTTCTGTATTCTCAAATTTTTCAATGATCGATGCAAAATATATTAATAGCAAGGAGACAGCTATCGATAATAAAAAGGTAGAAATGGTTCCTAATTATATACTCCGGTCGGGCATTACATTTAAAAAGAAAAAATTTGCTTCAACCCTGCAGTTCTCCTACGTGAGCGAGCAATTTACCGATGCGACAAATTCGGTATATACGAATAACGCTATATATGGTTTTGTTCCCGCTTATTACGTAATGGATATTGCAGTTGATTACTCCTACAAAATATTTGCTATTGCCGCGGGTATAAGTAACATTACAAATAGTATTTATTTTACCCGGCGTGCCGATGGGTATCCCGGGCCTGGTATCATTCCCTCTGACGGGATAAATTATTTCATTACCCTGCAGGTAAAATTTTGAGATTTTCCGGCAGTTTACTTTCCTGCCAATTTTGTATAACTTTGGTTCATAGTAGAAATATTTCTATAAAGGATATCGCCCGTTTGTTTTTGGTAAAATAAAATCAGCAGAATTGACCCCGCAGCTTAAAATAGTCAATCAATATTTTCTTATTTGCCTCATTGTGTTCTATACAGGTGTTGTCATTGCGCAATCAGGAAAATTAAAAGGAACAGTGAGAGACAGTATAGGAAGCCCCGTTGAGCAGGCCAGCGTTTTATTGCAGGATACAAAATATGTTACCTCAACAGATGCCGGCGGTAACTTCCGGTTTGATGATGTTCGGCCAGGTAGTTACTCCGTTATTGTAACTCTTGTTGGATTCAAGCCGGTGTTAAGTAATGTTACAATCATCGAAAACCAAACGCAGGAGTTAAACCTCCGCTTGAGCCAGAAGGTTGGTCAGCTGAAAGAAGTTGTGGTTTTCGGAACTGTAAGCACCAACGGTATGGGCCACCTGAATGAAGTTCACGATGGTGTAAGTTATTCCGGCAAAAAAACAGAGGTCATTGTTCTTGATAAACTCGACGCCAACACGGCTCAGAATAATCCCCGCGAAGTGCTGGGGCGTATTCCCGGAGCTAATTATTCGGAAACGGAAGGGGGTGGTTTTCCGGCAAATGGTATTGCTTTCAGGGGGTTGAGGCCAACCCAATCACAGGAAGTTCAAACCCGCCAGAACGGATATAACATTGCGGCAGATCTGTATGGTTACCCGGAGTCCTATTATTTGCCACCCTTGGAAACAGTAGAGCGTGTTGAAGTGATCAGAGGTGCATCCTCATTACAATTCGGACCTCAGTTTGGCGGGGTGATCAATTTTATTATTAAAGATGCTCCGAAAGATAAAACGCTTGAATGTACTACACAGCAAACTATAGGTAGTTTTGATTTCACCAATTCATTCAATGCGATCGGCGGGACATATAAAAAAATAAGTTATTACACTTTTGTTCAATTAAAGTCGGCTGAGGGCTGGAGAGAGAACTCGGACTTCAGGCAAATAACAGGATTTGCCAAAGTCGAATATCGTCCCACCGAAAAGTTTAAGATGGGCTTAGAGTATACACTATTAAGGAATAAGATACATATGGCCGGTGGGTTATCGGATGCACAATTTGAACAGGATCCCCAACAATCATACAGGCATCGGAACTGGATAAACAGTCCATGGAATATTCTGACCCTTACCGCAGAATATAAAGTTTCCGAACGGACGCTGTTCACATTTAAGTCTGCCTTAGGTATCAGCTCCCGTGAACTGGTGTGGAAAAGGGAGGGCGGCCCGCAGTTCCCGGATACGATAAGTCCTGTATATAATGACTACACGCCGCGTGAGGTGCAGAAAAGAGTTTTTTCAAATTCAACAAATGAATTACGTGTACTTACTCATTACAGTATTAAAGGGGTTGGTCAAACGGTTGCCGCGGGAGTGCGGTTTTTCTATGGGGAAATGATGAGATATGGAGGTGGGCCGGGTTCAAAGGGGATTGACTTTGATGTGAATCTTTACAACGGGACCTGGAGAGAGATACTTGATTTTACTACGATAAATTGTGCGCCGTTTATTGAGCATACTTTTCATATTGGGAAGCGTTTATCTGTTACGCCCGGGTTTCGGTTCGAATACATCAAAACAACCTCGAAGGGTTATGTTACCGATGGTGGCACAGGGACAATTGTAAATTCGGATCTTGTTCAGTACTGGAAACTTCCGCTCGCCGGCATTGGGGTTCAACTGAAAACAAGCGGTACTACCGATATTTATGCGAATATCTCGGAATCCTACGAACCTGTAACGTATTCCAACTTAAAGCCGCTCGGCGTTGCTTCAGAAATTGATCCGGATCTGAAAGATGTTTCCGGCTATAATGCTGACATAGGCTGGAGAGGCAAGGTGAAGGAGTTTCTCGATTTTGACATTGGATTCTTCTATATGGTGTTTAATGATGAGATTGGAATTGAGAAACGCACAGATATATATGGGAATCCGTATTCCTATCGGACAAATATTGCGAACAGTGTGCATCAGGGAATTGAAACATATATTGAACTGAATCCATTCAGATCAAGGATTGGGAATATCAGCTTTTTTAATTCTTATTCTTATATCGATGCAAGGTATGTTGAGGGTCCATACAAAGGAAACTGGGAAGAGATGGCCCCCAGGCATATTGATCGTTTCGGAATAAATTATTCGATCAAATCCTTTTCAACCACTTTTTTAATGAGCTATTTAAGTGATTCATATGCGGATGCAAATAATACTGTACTGAGCGCCAATTCTATTGTTGGTTTGATCCCTGCTTACCAGGTTCTTGATTGGTCCGCGAGGATAAGGATAAAGAATTACAATGTTAGGTTTGGAATAAGCAATCTATTGGATGCTAAATATTTCACTTTAAGAACCGATGAATATCCCGGGCCGGGTATTATTCCGGCAATATCACGTAGTTTCTATCTTGGAATAGGTGCAAAATTTTAGGACGAAGTCCTTATTTTATCAGAAAATGTAGGATTTTCCGCTTTTTTTCACTAACTTAAAGGGTTGTTGTAAGGATCCAATTGGATATTTGATTCGATGGTAAAAAAATACAAATTCCTTTTTTGGCAAATTTTTGATAAATCTTTCTCTTCAGGAATTTATCTTCCTGCATTAATAGGATTTATTTTATTTGCCACAGGCCTGTATTCACAGGGCACGTGCGAGTGTTATATTCCTTTGGACAGCACTTACAGTATCGCTGAATTAACTGAAGGTTACGCCTTGAAAGATCAGGGTGTGGCTCCCGACTACAGGAATGACGATGGTGTTACGAAGCCAATAAAACTTCCTTTTGAATTTTGTTTTTATGGTCGGAATTATGATACGGTTTTTATAAGTAACAATGGTAATTTAACGGTTGTTAAGCCGATCTTTAATTATGTGCCGGGAACAGGCAATCCTCCTGGAAAAGATACAGCTATGCTCGCCCCATTTTATTCAAACGTTGATACAAGGATACCTCCAAACCATTTTGGCCGCAATGCATTGGTGTATTATAAAATCACTCCCACTCATATGATCGTGAAATGGGATGACGTACCATATGAATCATTTGATTGCGATGTATGGGATTCATACCAGTTGATCATTACCGATGGTAACGATCCGATATTGCCGGCTGGAACTAATGTTTCGTTTTGCTATAAGGAAATGGGATGGGCTACTTCTGATGCATCAGGCGGATTTGGCGGATTTGGCGGCACTGCTATAATGGAGTTTCGTGGCTGGATAAGAAATCACTTATTTTTAATACATGTGTAACAGCTAATCGTATACCGCCTGTAATGATAAAAGACGGGCAAACATGCGATACGATTACACTTTGCGTAGGTAGCTCTGTAACTTTAAGCACTTCGTTTTTGTATTCCCAGCAGGGTCAAAGAGGTGTGCTTTCAGCAGCTTCGCCGGGCTTCACAGGGTTTTCTGTTATTGATACAACTACCGCGACAAACAGCATTGGAACAATAAAAGTTAAAATAACTCCCACGGCCGGCGATGCAGGGGTTCATGTGCTGAATATTAAAGCAGCAGATAAAAATTTTCCTGCCCTGACAAACACAAGGCCATTTGTGGTGGTGGTGAATATTTGCACAGATATTGCCGATGCGGTTCGATCCGATAACTTTGGTATTTATCCCAACCCCGGTACTGGAAATTTTACCATTCAAATCGATGATAAACAATTGGCGGCAAGTTGTGAAGCCAGAATTTTTGATGTGCTGGGGAATGTGGTATATGCAGGAAAACCCGGCAGCACAAATACCGCTGTCGATCTGTCTGACAGGGCCAATGGATTTTATTTTTTAAGTTTATATAGCGAAGGAGCGTTGATAGGTAAAGAGAAATTTATTATACAGTCAACTTCAGTAGAATGAGAGAAAACAATACCATATCGCTGTATGCCGGACTTATACTGTTTGCCTTCTTAAGTTTAGTAAGTTGCAGGAAGGAGTCGACCCATACATTGACAAACATTCATGATGATTCCGCATTGCAAACGGTTGTAGGAGCTGATGAAGTGGAGATCAGTAATGTATTTGAACAAGTGCTTAATGAGGTTATTAAAGCGTCTTCCATTACACCTACCACAAATGGAAAAATGGCCGGAAATATTTTATATACTACAATTGTCGGAGGCGGTATCGATACCAATCAGCTTGCATCTGGCATTGTAAAGATCACATACTACGGACAGAACCTGGAGAAAACCAAAGGGCGCCACGGAATTGTTTACGTACAATTTGAAATGGATAGCGGCAAAGTGGTGCCCTGGAAAACCAAAGGAACAACAATAGTGCTTACGTTTGATCAGTATGAAGTGGTTTACCTTTTAAAAGCGAATAAATCAATCTGGCTGAATGGCACATGTACAATTACAAACACAAGTGGTGGTACGTTGGGTAATATTGCAGACTCGACACTCGTTCCGGGAAATATTCTGACCGACAAAGTGAGGGCGCAACTTAATTTTACGCATGATGATCATGTAGCCAAGATCCAGACATGGCCATGGAATTTTAACCGGACAAGGACCTTCAGCCTGAAAGACACCAGTGTTGTTGTTTCCATTAAGGGTGATACTACATTGAACGGAATAAATAATGTAGTGTCATGGGGAACGGCCCGTTCCGAATCTCCATTTTATACTGAAGCAACATCTTCGGTTGAATATATTATTTCAGGATCCGGTTTTTTATTAAAACCTCTGAGCGGAACAAAGATCATACATGGTATACCTTCGCCCATTACAATTACTTATGGAGTTGATAATCTTGGCAATCCTGTAACAACGGGTAATCCAACCGGATTCAGGCTCAACTGGCTTTTGGCCGGGTATCCAAAAAAAGCTGTCCTTGCATATGAATAGCAGGAAAGCGAAACATTCAGCAAAAAAATTCGTTAAAAAAGAGATTTAGAGACTGTTTAAATTTCATATAAAATAAATGTTATGTCGCCCCGATGGGGCTTCGAATCATTGGGCTTTAATTTTCTACCAAGATTTCGCTCCTAACGGAGCTATTAAAATCCCGTAGGGATGGAATCTTGGTAGTAAAAAAATAACAAATAATTTTTAAAGCCCTGTAGGGGCGACATAAGACATTTCAAATAGATAAATTTTACACAGTTTCTTAATTCCGGGAATGAAAAATAGTTACGCTGCATTTTTTACTCTTTGTTTGCTCATACTGGCAGTTTCCTTACATGCCGGTAATAATCATGCTCCGGATTGGACAAGCCGTCCGTTTGAACAAAAGGTTTTTATTGAAAATATCGGCCAGTTTAATTCAGGCAATAGGAGTATTCCCCTTGCTGGATATGGTACGCGTGTTAATGGGTTAGATATTTATATATCTGCTCATGGCATAGTATACAGGCATGATGAGTACGAAGGCAATGAAAAGGAGAATGAGGCCGAGCGGGAAGCGATGGAGCATTATGGTGAATCAGAAGAAAGTAGCGGGCAAAAGGGTCCGACAATAAATTTATTAGAGATGGAGTGGGTAGGAGCCAGTTCGTCAGCTGTTTTCGCCACGGAACAGGAGCAGAAATTTTATTATACCTATTCATCATTACGCGATTATGTAAAAACGGGAATAAAGGCAAAAGCTTACAAAAAGATCACATGCAAAGGTCTGTACCCGAATATTGATGTGGAGTACCTGCTGCCGGAGAAGGGCGGGATAAAGTACAATCTCATTTTACATCCGGGAGCGGACCCCTCTATTGTAAAGATGCGATACAAAAATGCCAGGAGTCTGAAATATGATGAAGCAGGTAATATTACGATAACTTCTGAATTCGGTGAATTTATTGATCATGCGCCTGTTAGTTATTACGCAGGCGGTGAAACTATCCGCTCAGC
The DNA window shown above is from Bacteroidota bacterium and carries:
- a CDS encoding T9SS type A sorting domain-containing protein, which produces MIKDGQTCDTITLCVGSSVTLSTSFLYSQQGQRGVLSAASPGFTGFSVIDTTTATNSIGTIKVKITPTAGDAGVHVLNIKAADKNFPALTNTRPFVVVVNICTDIADAVRSDNFGIYPNPGTGNFTIQIDDKQLAASCEARIFDVLGNVVYAGKPGSTNTAVDLSDRANGFYFLSLYSEGALIGKEKFIIQSTSVE
- a CDS encoding carboxypeptidase regulatory-like domain-containing protein — translated: MTPQLKIVNQYFLICLIVFYTGVVIAQSGKLKGTVRDSIGSPVEQASVLLQDTKYVTSTDAGGNFRFDDVRPGSYSVIVTLVGFKPVLSNVTIIENQTQELNLRLSQKVGQLKEVVVFGTVSTNGMGHLNEVHDGVSYSGKKTEVIVLDKLDANTAQNNPREVLGRIPGANYSETEGGGFPANGIAFRGLRPTQSQEVQTRQNGYNIAADLYGYPESYYLPPLETVERVEVIRGASSLQFGPQFGGVINFIIKDAPKDKTLECTTQQTIGSFDFTNSFNAIGGTYKKISYYTFVQLKSAEGWRENSDFRQITGFAKVEYRPTEKFKMGLEYTLLRNKIHMAGGLSDAQFEQDPQQSYRHRNWINSPWNILTLTAEYKVSERTLFTFKSALGISSRELVWKREGGPQFPDTISPVYNDYTPREVQKRVFSNSTNELRVLTHYSIKGVGQTVAAGVRFFYGEMMRYGGGPGSKGIDFDVNLYNGTWREILDFTTINCAPFIEHTFHIGKRLSVTPGFRFEYIKTTSKGYVTDGGTGTIVNSDLVQYWKLPLAGIGVQLKTSGTTDIYANISESYEPVTYSNLKPLGVASEIDPDLKDVSGYNADIGWRGKVKEFLDFDIGFFYMVFNDEIGIEKRTDIYGNPYSYRTNIANSVHQGIETYIELNPFRSRIGNISFFNSYSYIDARYVEGPYKGNWEEMAPRHIDRFGINYSIKSFSTTFLMSYLSDSYADANNTVLSANSIVGLIPAYQVLDWSARIRIKNYNVRFGISNLLDAKYFTLRTDEYPGPGIIPAISRSFYLGIGAKF